One window from the genome of Garra rufa chromosome 1, GarRuf1.0, whole genome shotgun sequence encodes:
- the ubfd1 gene encoding ubiquitin domain-containing protein UBFD1, giving the protein MAAQDGSEVEGMEAEVTQKVPEVLCEAAGQEDAAGSEQASLTDGESTSAQPDAVSNGEESDEGKEMVDVKIIWNKNKYDLKIPLDGTGAKLKEKIHTLTGLPPAMQKVMYKGLLPEEKTLREIKVTNGAKIMVVGSTINDVLAVNTPKEVIQQEVKAEENKKEPLCRQKQHRKVLDKGKPEDVMPSIKGAKERLPTVPLSGMYNKSGGKVRLTFKLEQDQLWIGTKERTEKIPMGSIKNVVTEPIEGHEDYHMMAFQLGPTEASQYWVYWVPAQFVDAIKDTVLGKWQYF; this is encoded by the exons ATGGCGGCGCAGGATG GAAGTGAGGTAGAAGGAATGGAGGCTGAGGTCACACAGAAGGTACCAGAAGTGTTGTGCGAAGCTGCCGGACAAGAAGATGCAGCAGGGAGCGAACAAGCATCTCTTACCGATGGCGAAAGCACGTCAGCTCAGCCCGATGCTGTCAGCAACGGAGAGGAAAGCGACGAGGGGAAAGAGATGGTGGACGTGAAAATCATTTGGAACAAAAACAAATATGACCTTAAAATTCCTTTAGATGGCACCGGTGCTAAGCTGAAAGAGAAAATTCACACTCTCACTG GTCTTCCACCTGCTATGCAGAAAGTGATGTATAAAGGACTGCTACCAGAGGAAAAGACGCTTCGAGAAATCAAAGTTACAAATGGTGCAAAGATTATGGTAGTTGGATCTACAATAAATGATGTACTAGCTGTAAATACACCAAAAGAAGTTATTCAGCAGGAGGTTAAAGCTGAGGAGAACAAAAAGGAGCCATTGTGCAGGCAAAAG cAACATAGAAAGGTTTTGGACAAAGGAAAACCAGAGGATGTCATGCCATCTATAAAAGGAGCTAAG GAGCGTCTGCCAACAGTGCCTTTATCAGGAATGTACAACAAATCTGGCGGAAAAGTACGACTCACTTTTAAACTGGAACAGGATCAGTTGTGGATCGGAACAAAAG AAAGAACAGAAAAAATCCCTATGGGTTCCATCAAAAATGTTGTGACTGAGCCAATAGAGGGTCACGAGGACTATCATATGATG GCATTTCAGCTGGGTCCGACAGAAGCCTCACAATATTGGGTCTACTGGGTGCCTGCACAGTTTGTTGATGCAATCAAAGACACAGTTCTCGGAAAATGGCAGTATTTTTAA